Below is a window of Impatiens glandulifera chromosome 2, dImpGla2.1, whole genome shotgun sequence DNA.
tctagggaccaaataataatttcattaaatcccgtttaaattaatcaaacatagctaatttaaaagattacttatttgaaaacaaagtcgccaaatgattttagaaaaatcagtaaaatgtaCATGTATAAACATACTTTATATAAGAGCTTCTATTAAGGGTTTGGTTTTTGGTTACGATCGGGAAAaagctttcgcgctatgtcatTTGCATCCGTCAAAagacagttttattttttaaataaaagtctGGTTATTACaagatttatttcatttaattagtagtccggAGGTCCTAAATAAGGATATGTTTATATTACGTAAATAAtagtacaaaattatttaaaagggcgtACATGCAATTGTgttgatataagattaagtaaaatcctaaaaatatcaaaatgtgttagaatttaaaaataaattccaaacggagccttagccaaaatatttgtttgggaaacatcctgaaaatatttaaatatcattttctaacctttggaaattatatgaaaatggattggggttccaaaattacaaaaataattttagattttgaaaagtgaaaccaaaTAGGTCTTAGGACAAGATTCCTAGGGCTTGGGTCTGTTTTTACCGATCTGAGCTCGGACGAGCTCGGTCTAGACTAGGGTGGTCTAGATCAGGGCTTAGAAGTGTGGGTCCATGGATCCGAAGGGCTCAATCATGGGttcgggaggctcggtcctaaacTCAGACGACTCGGTCCTAAGGTTGAGGAGGCTCGatcataaacttaatttgttcagtcctaggtttgggaggctcggtcccaagtcTAGCTTTATCGGTCGTGGACCTAAGAGTCTCGGTCCCatgtcagacctctcggtcctaggttagaaaccTCGGTCCttactcaagaacaccggtcctaggtctcggtcttaactcaagaacatcggtccttcGTCTCGGTCCTCGGTCAAGGAGGATTTTGGTCCTATTTCTCAGTTCTGGTCCTATAAGACTCGGTCGTCGAGggccgagtgttcttcatttggtatgaagaattgcaggtttgtatcttttgatacagaccatgaaatcatgatctgtaagttgCAATCAACTCATATGATTGTAAGGATCATAACCCTTATCCTTAATCACGATCAATCgatctttacaaagatcaatttctcaaaaccgtttttagttcaaaatttgggatcttttgaattaggcTATCTCAttgcctaattcttgttccaacagttttgaaattatgattataatcgaacacaaccaaaacaagagcATCAATCAATCTATGTAACaacttttaaaactgaaattcaaactcattttttttaatttcagttggatcaaacatgattgggatgTTGATATAATGACTTGGAAATCATCTTAGCATGTTTACGAAAATGTtaggcaactatttgaatcaaaattcatgtcaaaaagctcaagaacacgattttcaaaatttttagatttcaaaatcaaatttgggtttttgggatTTATGTTGAATTGATCAAATCTTTTTCGACAGAAAGCTTATAAATCATATAGGGAATGAtttcaaacaaagaaatcacataattgaaccctaaatatgatcaacccgttcaaacttgaaaaaattcaatttcaaatcacaAATCTTAATACAACAGACCTGGAAGCTTACCAACGATTGAAGAACACTCTAATGATGTGTAGGAAGCTTTCtagaagcctggatcgaagTTTGGATCGCcggaataaattttataaaatttcagtTCGCCGAAATCTTCAAGATCTTTGATTTAAGTGGTAATGTTTGATGATTGTTAAATGGATTGAAAGCCTAACACCTAAAGACTATTTATACTGAGCTATGTATGTTATCATAGCCTAATTCAACTTCGATTTGGCTATTAAAGTTCTAtcatttgaattcaatttttcCTTCGGCAGCCTAGCTAGGATGTAGGATTTGAATTCAAAGTTTAAGGGTAATAATGGCGAGGTAGAGACGTGCACAAGGGTGAAAAAAATGGAAGGATGAGATCGAGTATCGTATGAGATATGGTTTCTGAAAGGTCGATGTCGTCCGTCGTGGCCTCTGGTGTTCGCGGAGAAGAAAAATAAAGCAACGTCGTTTTGATTAATCAAAACGCGCTGTTGGCGGTGGAGTCTAGGCTAATGGGGTTAACTTCCCCGTTAGTTGATTCCATGTGGACCGGGCGCGCGCGTGCTTCCACTCGGGGTGCGTGGCGTCTTCCTGGAcgctggatgaaaatccagcgctGATCCGATGGCTCAGAATCCTGCTACAAGATTAAAACACAATTTTGGCCACACAAgattatcagtttttatttatattaaaatagttatttgaaatcgagTTTGTAATCCTTTCTtacgtttttcttcaccaaaaattccacaaaaaaatatttttggaaacataataaaaattatgttcattatttttacttttaggtattttggatatttatttaattgttttaagccatattatacataataatttatgtttaaaatcataattaaataatttcaacccttttaggtttaatttgggtaaaataaatacaatattttaaccttaaattatatttggatttttaattattttttctaattagagtttaattatcataataattaatcctaatttaatttttaatattaaaatttaaaaaattaaaataaatattttttctcaaatatttgaaaatttatttttattaattttttcgagttaaacttataaataaatagtaaagtTCTAGCTGAAATTTAAAAACTCGTACAAACTTAACTTTAAATTGAGCTAAAAAATATTGAAGCTTGAGCTCAAGTTCAAGATTACATAAgaaaaaatgagaagaaaaaaaaataacccCTCAATTTTGTCATTTTGGTTACTTTGACAAAATTGGATACCAACAAACCTCGCCGTAACCCTTACTGAACCCGTACTCTACTGGGTTCTCCAGAAAAATTATCATAGCCATGGAACTGGCTTCGGTGTCAATGCGCGGCTCTTCTTCTTTCCCAGTTAGACCGTCCGTCCCCTCCTCTTCAAGAAATTGCATATGTTCTTTCTCTCTTCACCGCAATCTGAACCGAGCGCCATCATCTGTCAATCATAAACCCAAAGGTGAAGTTCCATATCATACTATCTGAACTATTTCGTTTTGACAAGGAGTGATCTTTTTTTATCCCGTAAATAATAGGCTGTGGGTTTCCTAAATCAGCAAGACTGCATCTTTTTGTGCTGGAAGCTGTAGTCAGTGATACAGCTATATTGCACAATGattcagaagaagaagatgatccAAATATGACTCGAGTATGTGACAAACTGATTGATGTTTTCATGGTTGATAAGCCAACTTCAACAGACTGGAGAAGATTACTAGCTTTTAGCAGGGAATGGAGTAACATCAGACCTCATTTCTACAAGCGTTGTCAGGACAAAGCAGACAGTCAGTTTGAACCTGAGATGAAACACAAGCTATTACGATTTGCAAGGAAGTTGAAGGAGGTGATGTTTTTTCCTTTTATGTATTGGAAAGTATGAGCTGTGACATTTTTTTgttcaaaagaaaaaacttgATTAACCCTCCTGTATCTTGGTGTTATTAAACTCGATAGAAACTTTTTCCTTCTGAGATGAAACTGTTTATTTTAGTTTCTGTAatataagtattattttaaCTGGCAGGTTGATGAAGATGTTCAAAGGCATGATGAACTTCTTGCAGTGATAAAGAATGCACCATTGGAGATCAATGAAACTGTTGTGAAACTTAGAAAAGATTTTACTAAAGAGTTCTTCATACATCTACACAATGTAGCAGAATCTTATCATGATAATCCAAGTGAACAGAATAGTGAGTTATTTGAGTTTTCTCCTGTTCGCTCTCAATTTAAATCTTTGTATACTTAATATTCGTTATTCATTGAAATACATAGTGGTATTTACATATTTCTTCATGACTAGCCTTACTGCAGCTTGGCGACATGTGCTTGGCTGCAATCCAAGATCATGATACTGCAACCGAAAGCGTTGAAGCTCTGAATGTTGCAGAATTGAAGTTTCAAGATATAGTTAATTCTCCTTCTTTAGATGTTGCATGCCGTAAGATTGATGACTTAGCTGCAAAAAATCAACTGGACTCAGCATTGGTGCTTATGATCACGAAAGCCTGGTCTGCTGCCAAGGAATCAAACATGACAAAGGGAGAGGTAATTGAGCATTGTTCTCAGAACAAACCCATCAccttttcacttttattttcaTCCAGTTGTTCGGCCAGTAATTTGCAGTCGTCTTTTGGTTTACATGTGTAAGGTAGTGCACAAGGGTATTGGGACTCTAGGTTTCTTCTTACTTTTGATCCTTCCATAACTTCTTCACTTAGTGCCCTTATGTTTGTTGTTAGGCCCAAAAATTGCTTCATTTGATTCTGTGCCATGTGAAGATTATCTTTTAGTACATGGAACACACTAAGCTTGTTTGGTAGGgatttattttgtgaaaaaatattgtttgatgagaaaatggattatttgggtCAAATGACTAAATAAGCCTTTATATTTATAcctaaaatgttataaaaaaataaaggataaTTTGGTTTGGTGgatgatttgatttatgatgAAATAAAGGTTTTTTTTTGGATTATATCCATATAGCTCTTTATCAAACAAAGCCTACATTTGCATGATTGGTCCCTTTCCTATACGATACAGTGGCTTGGTTTGGTTTGGATTGATCCCTTTCCAAATCCAGATTCACATCCATATATGCCTTCAAAAGCACCGACGATAAAATTCCTCTTCTGATTGGTAGGCAAGGGTTtaaaataaccttgtttgagaGATAAACTGTACAAATTTGAAGGATTTTGTATCCTAGCTCGTCACATCTTTCATACCAAAAACGTATTTGGATTGTTATAGAGAAATTCATTGATGGTTTCTCAGCCAAATCTGAATTCAGATAcataagtgttttcaaatgagcCCCCTTTCATTGTTCTTGGTATGTATAGTATGAAATAAGAATCTAAGGGTTAATAACTTTTTGCCTGAACAGGTAAAAGATATACTTTATCATCTATACATGACAGCACAAGGCAACCTTCAAAGGTTTATGCCAAAAGAAATAATGATTCTCAAGTATCTTATAACCATTGAAGATCCTGAAGAAGAGCTGTGTGCCCTAAAAGATGCATTTACTCCCCCCGTGGAAGAACTTGATGTTGATTCTCTGTACACGTATGTAGTCCCGGTCTAGCTCTTTTTTCTTTGTGCGATGGAATTAAACCTTGTATTTGTTATCATTTTCAAAcgtaaaattatatatcataagTTTTATCTGAACTTTCATCCTGATTTAGCACTTCTAATGCCCGATTGCATTTAGTGTACTCTTGATTAGAGAATATAACTTTTCTTTATAACTGAACAGGACTCCAGAGAAGCTGCATATTTGGATCAAGACTGTGGTGGATGCTTATAATTTCAGCAAGGATGGAACTCTTTTAAAGGAAGCTAAGGATTTAATGAACCCCAAGATAATCCAGAGATTGGGACGATTACAGAAGCTCGTATTGGACAAATTCATGTGAAATTTCGGTAAGGTACACAATAATTTCATCCTCAATGTAAGTacaataaaatgaaaagaagtGTTTAGTTTTGTAGCAATTAGAAAATAGTCAAGTGGAAAAAATGAGTTATGTGCccatttgattgaaaaaaatggattatttgggtttaatgactaaaatatttttttgtatttaataatttaaattgttataaaaagcaatggaagaatattttagtatttagttGGGATTTGATTGAAAAAGAATTAAGAATCTTACTTCAAAAGGACGAGGGTGAGGGGTTAATAATTTTTCACCAAACAAGTTCTTAGGTCTTGTTTGGATAGGGTTGTTCAAAAGagggttatttaaaaagtaatggttgatgataattttgaatagatgaagattttttttgataagaatatttaaagagaattaatatataataataaaataaaaaataataatttaaaatagagagtattttaatattttgattaatgaattaagtgataaaATAGATGAGAGTGGAgtgagataattttttttagattgagTTATGTAAacaattcaaatcaaacaagctcttggtGTAAAATCTACCTAAGGTACAAACTTATTTGCACGATggaatatgtataattttgtaTCGAAATTACTTGGTTTTGAGGTTCCAGAATGACTAGTTAAGTTGGTTTGAGGACAGTTGTTGTTAAGAATTAATCGGCTATAACGTCAACGTAGCTGAAAGACAATTCATATTTACACAAATAAGATTTCTCTGCTATCACCTTGCCTAAAATCGGATTAGACTTtaggtataaaataattatacttatAGTAAATTTGTAAATTTGGTTTAATgtttggttaattattttatataaacaacatttacaaagttatataatttatccTTGTACCTAATAGAATCAGTTACAAgcatgtataaaaaaattatttccataattatccttatattttgataatattttttcttattttcacaTTTACCCTTATTTtgattatcttttttttcttcttaaaagccctattttcatatatattcttatattttgattatatttttttctttaaaagttttatttaacatgcatgttattttaatttcaccatttttttctgtaattatatatactttgttaaatctatataattatgttatcaATGATTAATTATGTGAGAGTGTCAGCAATAATTTAGTGGTAAAAAACTTGATTCTTAAATGAGatataaagaatttaaaaatttattatgaacAAATATGTAAAAGAATT
It encodes the following:
- the LOC124925902 gene encoding uncharacterized protein At4g37920-like isoform X2, which codes for MELASVSMRGSSSFPVRPSVPSSSRNCICSFSLHRNLNRAPSSVNHKPKARLHLFVLEAVVSDTAILHNDSEEEDDPNMTRVCDKLIDVFMVDKPTSTDWRRLLAFSREWSNIRPHFYKRCQDKADSQFEPEMKHKLLRFARKLKEVDEDVQRHDELLAVIKNAPLEINETVVKLRKDFTKEFFIHLHNVAESYHDNPSEQNTLLQLGDMCLAAIQDHDTATESVEALNVAELKFQDIVNSPSLDVACRKIDDLAAKNQLDSALVLMITKAWSAAKESNMTKGEVKDILYHLYMTAQGNLQRFMPKEIMILKYLITIEDPEEELCALKDAFTPPVEELDVDSLYTTPEKLHIWIKTVVDAYNFSKDGTLLKEAKDLMNPKIIQRLGRLQKLVLDKFM
- the LOC124925902 gene encoding uncharacterized protein At4g37920-like isoform X1 yields the protein MELASVSMRGSSSFPVRPSVPSSSRNCICSFSLHRNLNRAPSSVNHKPKGCGFPKSARLHLFVLEAVVSDTAILHNDSEEEDDPNMTRVCDKLIDVFMVDKPTSTDWRRLLAFSREWSNIRPHFYKRCQDKADSQFEPEMKHKLLRFARKLKEVDEDVQRHDELLAVIKNAPLEINETVVKLRKDFTKEFFIHLHNVAESYHDNPSEQNTLLQLGDMCLAAIQDHDTATESVEALNVAELKFQDIVNSPSLDVACRKIDDLAAKNQLDSALVLMITKAWSAAKESNMTKGEVKDILYHLYMTAQGNLQRFMPKEIMILKYLITIEDPEEELCALKDAFTPPVEELDVDSLYTTPEKLHIWIKTVVDAYNFSKDGTLLKEAKDLMNPKIIQRLGRLQKLVLDKFM